The DNA region TGCATTATCATGTGAAGCTTCAACTGACATTTTAGAGATGAAAAATAGTGTTGTTGAAAAAACAATTATTATTGATAATAATATTTTAATGAGTAATTTGTTTCCAAAACTTTTCATATAAATCCTTTAATTAAAATTTCGGAATTGTACTGTAAAATGGTATCATGAAAGTGTCATCATTATTACTTAATATATTTTAACTATAAAAACTATTATATTTAATCTAATAAAATAATAAAAAAATGTTTTTAAAAAGTGTTGCATTAATTCAAAATAATTTATTTGTAAAATTGTATATTATAAAAAATGGAATTAAAAAAAGTAAGAGGAGAAAAAGAGGGGGGGGGAGAGAGGAGAGAAAAAGCCTAAAAGCTTTCCCACTCATCTTCATTATCTGCTTGTGATTTAAAAGTTTTATCTTCTTTATATGTTGAATCGTTTTTTAATTCTGATTTTTTATAAGAAGTATGTTCTTCTTTTCTCTTTTCAATAATTGAACTTTCTTTTTTAAGTTCTGTTTGAGATTTCATATTATTTTTGCCATCAAAATTATTTTCATTAACATTTTCTACTACTTTAAATGCAACTGCATTTGTTTCTTGTGCAATACTATTTGTTTTTTCAGCAATTGCGGCATTTTCTTGAGTAAATTTATCTAATTGACCAACTGCATCAGATATTTGAGTCATCCCAATACTTTGCTCTTTTGCTGCATTTGTTACATCATCAATTAATTTACTTGTACTTAAAATTTTACTTTCAAGTTGAGAAAAACCTTCAATCATTTTATTGCTAATCTCTTTACCATTATTTGTTTTTAAAGTAGCATTTTCAACTAAAGCTTTAATTTCTTTTGCTGCATCTGCACTTCTTGAAGCAAGATTTCGCACTTCAGCTGCAACTACTGCAAATCCTTTTCCAGCTTCTCCTGCTGTTGCTGCTTCTACAGCTGCATTAAGAGATAAAATATTTGTTTGAAATGCTATTTGATCAATTACTGTTATTGCTTCATTAATAGCAGTTACTTGCTCATTTATTTCATCCATAGATTTTACAGTTTCATTTGCAAATCCTTTACCTTGTGATGCTGAATCTCTTGTGTCATTTGAGATACTTAACATTTCTTGGGCTTTTTGACTTGTTTGTTCTATAGTGCTTGTAATCTCATCAATCGCTGCAGCTGTTTCTTCTAGTGAAGATGCCTGACTTGTAGCATTATTACTTAAAGTTTTAACGCTTGAAGTTAATTCTATTGAACTATTTTGTAGTGACATTCCATCTGCTTGGCTAGATTGAAGCATCTTTGTAATCATTCTATTCATTTGGATAATTTCATTACCTATTTTTCCGCATGATGAAGAATCAAGTTTTGCTGTAAAATCTCTTTTTGTATATCTTGATAAAGTATCAATAATTATATTTAAGTCTTTTCCAATTAATTCTTGAAGATTTTTTAACATATTATTTAATAGATTTTTTAATTCATTTAAAGAATCAGTATCTGTTTGTGCTGTAATTCTTTTTTCTAAATAACCTTTTCCAACTGTATTTACTATTACTTTTACTTCTTCAATTAAGTTATTGTCTTTATCAATACTTTCTTGTATCTTTTTAACATTTGTATTGATATTATACGCCATTACTCCAAATTCATCAGCAGATTTTATCTCTATATTTTTTGGATTTGTAGTCTCTTTATTTAAATATTTAAAGAAATCATCTAAACCAAAAGAAATAGAAGATAAATTTTTATTTAGTTTTCTAATTGATAATATGATAATTCCAGCAATAATTATTAATGCTAAAATACCTGCAATAATTGAGAAGTTTCTGATAAAAATTGCATTTGATAAATACTCTTCTTTAGGTACAGAAACAAAAAAAGTCCAATTAGTATCAGTTTGTGCAATTGAAAAACTTTTTGAATAGTAATATGAAGTTTCTTCTGTTGTTGGAGAAACTTTTGAAAATATATAATTTTCACCATTTTTTGAAGCATCCAATGCTGCTTTGTAGTCTTGTTTATCATCAACAACATCAAAAATATATTTTCCTAATAATTTTTGATTTGGATGACCAATAATCATATCGTAACTATCTACAATAAAAGTATAACCATTTTCATAAACTTTTATCTTTTTAGTCATTTCTGAAAATGTATCTAATACTATATCTCCTCCAATAGTTCCTATATATTTCCCTTTATAATACATTGGTAAAGAAAGAGTGGCCATAAGAGTATCAACTCCATCAACTGGATAAAAATATGGTTTTGTAATGTAATCTTTTCCTGATTTCATTGGACCACCAACCCATGCATCATTTTCATTATATACTGCACCTGGTTGTATTTTGTATTTTCCATTTGATTTTGTTATATAAGGATTAAACTCTCCATTTTTATCATATAAACGTTTATCTGAATTATCTTTTATAGTTTCAAATAATAATCCACTATCTTTTATTTTAAACCATAAACCAGATAAATTAGGGTTGTGGTCTAATACTCTTTTTAAGTACGATACTGTTTCTTCTTCATTGAGTTTAACATTATTATTTAATGCTTCTTCAAATTTTGACTTAAGCATTCTAATAACAAGAAAAGATCTATTTATATCATTCTGTACATCAGATCCATATTTCTCAGCTGTTTTTTGAATAAAATTCGATGCTTCTTCTTGAGAACTATCATACGAATATTTTGATACAAAAAACATAGATAAACCAAATACTAAAATTATAGTACCTAAAACTTGGAAAAGAAGTTTATTCCCAAAACTTGAACTCTTTTTCATAGCCGTAACTCTCCCCTTAACTTAATTTATATACATTATATCATAATAAATTAATAAAAAGAAGAGTTAAAGTGTCATAAATTATTTTTAATAGCTTTTTTAATAGTTATTTTTTTAATTTTATTATTATTTTTTAGGATATGTCATTTCTTCTGGCTTAACATATTTATTAAATTCTTCTTCTGTTAATAAACCAAGTTTTAAAGCTTCTTCTTTCAATGTAGTACCATTTTTGTGGGCAGTTTTTGCTATTTTTGCTGCATTTTCATACCCTATATATGGATTAAGAGCGGTTACTAACATTAAAGAATCATTTAAATATTTGTTTATATTATTTAAATTTGGTGTGATTCCAATTGCACAATTGTTATTAAATGACACAATTGTATCGCTTAATAATCTAATAGACTGTAAAATATTATAAGCAATTACTGGTTTAAAGACATTTAGTTCAAAATTTCCTTGGCTTGCACTTATACTTACCGTTGAATGATTACCCATAACTTGAACAGAAACCATTGTCATCGCTTCACATTGCGTTGGATTAACTTTTCCAGGCATTATTGAACTTCCTGGTTCATTTTCTGGAATATTTATTTCTCCTATTCCACATCTAGGTCCTGATGCTAGCCATCTAATATCATTAGCAATTTTCATTAAGTTACTAGCAAGTGCATTTAAAGCACCACTTAAAAATACTTCTCCATCATGTGAAGTTAATGCATGAAACTTATTTGGATGTGAAACAAAATCAAAGTTAGTGTCAGTCTTTTCATTTAATACTTTACAAACCATATTTGAAAACTCTGGATGAGAATTTAATCCTGTACCAACTGCTGTTCCTCCAATTGCTAGTTCACAAATATATTTCATACTATCATTTAATTGATTTTCTGCTTTATTTAACATATCCACATATGCACTTAACTCTTGACCAAGTGTTAATGGAGTTGCATCTTGTAAATGAGTTCTTCCAATTTTTACTATATTTTTAAATTCATTTGATTTTTTTTCAAAAGTATTTTTTAAAAGTTTTATTGCAGGAAAAAGTTGTTTTTGAATTTCAAGAACAAAAGATATTCTCATTGCAGTAGGATATGTGTCATTTGAACTTTGACCTTTGTTAACATCATCATTTGGATGAACTAACTTCTTAACTCTAAAATCTTCACCTAAAATTTCTATAGATCTATTCGCTATTACTTCATTCATATTCATATTTGATTGTGTTCCACTTCCTGTTTGCCAAACAACAAGGGGGAAGTTTCCTTCAAGTTTTCCTTGAATTACTTCTTCGCAAGCTTGGATAATTGCGTGTGTTTTATTATTATCTAGTCTTTTTAAATCATTATTTACAATTGCACAAGCTTTTTTTAAGTGAGCAAAACCAATTATCACTTCTTCAGGCATCTTTTCTGTACCAATAGGAAAGTTTTCTACACTTCTTTGTGTTTGTGCAGCCCAATATTTATTATCAGGAACTTGCATTTCTCCCATTGTATCTTTTTCAATTCTATAACCCATATTAATTCTCCTTAAGCTTTAAAAAGTTATTTCAAATATATTATGATAATTAATATCAAAAATTAATTAACTACTTGATATAATTTTGAACACTGTCCTAAATATAAGTCTTTACCACTTATATCATTTATTATATCTTGGTAACTATAAATATGTGCATTATACACATATATAAAAATTTCATCACCTTTTTTAAGATAATTATGTTTTCCAAATTCAGAATATGCTGTTGCACCTGCAGCAATAATTATTCCTTTTGCCTTTTTAGCATCTTTTAAAAATGGAGTTAGTTCTTCTAATGGACCACAATCTTCTTGTGTATTAAATTTATTTACCATCCAATCTTTTAATTGATTGAAAAAATAACTATATGATTTAACTGCTGAAACTGTTCCATAATCATGTAAAATTCCATCTCTTCTTAAAAATGAGGCAATATGAAATCTATTTAAAATTGATTCTTTTTCATCAAAACTATCAATTCTTATAAAATCTTGTGAAATTCCTTTTGTTTTTTCACCCCAGTTCTTTTTAGAACTTAGTTTTTTACTATCATTAGTTCTAATTGAACAATCATTAAATGCTGCAAATCTTTTAGGAATAATGTCGACTATTTTTTCATTTTCATATTCAAAATCACAAATTAGTGCTACTTCTGCTTCTACTTGTAGGTTTTCATTTTCTCTACCATGTGTTAGAATTTCTTCATCACAAATAGGATATGTTCCTAAAAAACTATCATGATCTTTTATATAAAAAGGAAATAATCCTTTTGGAGCATTTTTATCTTCTGTTTGTATTACAGAAAATTCATCGGCTTCTCCTGCCTCACCTAGGTGATTTGCAAAGTTTCCTGCAACTGCAAATCCTAAATAATCTCTAAAATCCTCTTTTAACATTTGTATTCCTAATATAAATTTTAAAAACATATATTATATGCTTTTCTTCTAATATCTAAGCAGTAATAAAAAATTAGTTAAATTATTTAAAAAAAGTAGGGTAAAAAGTAAGTGATCACAAGGCTAAAAGCCTTTGTGATTAATTTATATAGTTCTCCATTTTGCTGGCCCAGTAGTATGAATAGACGTACCTTCAGTATCAACAGCAACAGTAACAGGCATATCTTTTACTTCAAACTCATAAATAGCTTCCATACCCATCTCTTCAAATGCTAATACTTTAGCATCTTTGATTGATTGTGATATTAAATATGCTGCGCCTCCTGTTGCTATTAAATACATTGATTTATACTCTTTTATTAAATCAATTGTTGGTTGTTTTCTCTCTGCTTTTCCAATCATCCCCATGATTCCTATTTCCATCATGTCTTTCGTGAATTTATCCATTCTTGTTGATGTTGTTGGTCCTGCTGGTCCTACTTTCTCATCTCTTACTGGATCTACTGGTCCTACATAGTAAATAAATCTATCTTTTAATTCTACTCCATTTGGTAGTGGTTTCCCTGCTTCTTTATATTCTACTATCTTTTTATGTGCTGCATCTCTTGCTGTTAAGATTTTCCCTGACAATAGTAATGTATCCCCTGATTTAAATTGTGACAAGTTCTCTTTTGTTAAATCTTTTATATTTACTCTTTTTACACTATCCATTGGTATCTCTAAATCTGGCCATATATCCAAATCTGGTTTCTCAAATTTTGCTGCTCCATTCCCATCTAATTCAAACTCTATATGTCTTGTTGCTGCACAGTTTGGTATCATTGCTACTGGTTTTGATGCTGCATGACATGGGTAATCTAAGATTTTTACATCTAATACTGTTGTTACTCCTCCTAGTCCTTGTGCTCCTAATCCTAGTTTATTGATATCTTCATATAGTTTTAATCTTAATTCTTCTACTGCGTTTTTTGCACCTCTTGCTTTTAATTCATGTATATCTACATGATCCATCAAAGACTCTTTTGCTAGAAGCATCGCTTTCTCTGGATTTCCACCAATTCCTATTCCTAGAATCCCTGGAGGACACCATCCTGCTCCCATATGTTTTACATTCTCCATCACCCAATCATAGATACTATCACTTGGATTTAGAACTGTGAATTTTGATTTATTCTCACTTCCTCCTCCTTTTGCTGCTACTGTTATATTTATTTTATCTGAGTTATCTACACTATAATGGATTACTGCTGGTGTATTATTTTTTGTATTTTTTCTTTCACCTGCTGGATCGCTCACTACTGAATATCTTAGTGTATTATCTGGATCTGTATATCCTTTTGCTACACCTTCATTTAATACTTCTTCTAATTCTTTACTCAATTCTAGTTTTGCGTTTAATCCCACTTTTATAAATATATTTACTGATCCTGTATCTTGGCATAATGGTCTGTGCCCCATCGCACACATCTTTGAATTTATTAATATTTGTGCTATCGCATTTTTCGCTGATTGCGATTCCTCTTTTTCATATGCTTCTACCATCGCTTTTACAAAATCTTCTGGATGATAATATGATATATATTGACAGGCCCCTGCTATACTATCTATTATATCTTGCTCTTTTATTACTTTCATTTACATTATTTCCTTTCACTTGCGAAGTGACTGATATTATACATATTTGTTTATGAAAAAAATCTTTTTGTCACTTCTTCTTGAAGTTTTTGTCCTGAAAAGTGACCTCTTTGTACAAGTTCCCAAAAATATCTATATGTTGCTCTATCATGAAGTTCTCCATCATATTGAATTGGACCCCATTCTGCATCTTGGGCTTTAAGTAAAATATTTTGAGCTGCTTCAAGTTCTGTAAAATCTGGTTTCATAGCATCAACAATTGCTTGAATTTGTGTTGGATAAATTGACCACATTCTCATAAATCCAAATTCATTTCTAGCAATTTCTGCATCTTTAAATGTTTGGTATGGATTTTTTAAATCTAATGTTACATTATGACAAGGTATAACATGATTTTGAATAGCTGCTTGACAAACTCTAGTTTTAGCAGCAGCAATTAATCTATGAGTAAATTGTCCAGGACTTCTCATATTACTTGCAGGAATTGCACCTTGGTATCCTGATACAAAATCCATTAATCCAAAATCAAGAACTTGAAGCCACGGTAATGTTGCAATTTTTTCTACATCCTGTAATGCACCATGAGTTTCAATTAAAATATGAATAGGTATCTCTTTTGTAATACCTGCTTCTTTTGCTACTTTTTGAATATACTCAACTTGTGTTTTAACATCATCATAAGATGTTGATTTTGGAAGAGTAATATAAGCTAATTTTTCACCAGCTCCTGGTACTAAAATATCAATATCTTGTCTCCAATCAGGGTGTGAAAAGTCGTGAATTCTTGTTCCTGCCATTGAATATGGGTTTGCATCAGAATTA from Malaciobacter molluscorum LMG 25693 includes:
- a CDS encoding methyl-accepting chemotaxis protein, whose product is MKKSSSFGNKLLFQVLGTIILVFGLSMFFVSKYSYDSSQEEASNFIQKTAEKYGSDVQNDINRSFLVIRMLKSKFEEALNNNVKLNEEETVSYLKRVLDHNPNLSGLWFKIKDSGLLFETIKDNSDKRLYDKNGEFNPYITKSNGKYKIQPGAVYNENDAWVGGPMKSGKDYITKPYFYPVDGVDTLMATLSLPMYYKGKYIGTIGGDIVLDTFSEMTKKIKVYENGYTFIVDSYDMIIGHPNQKLLGKYIFDVVDDKQDYKAALDASKNGENYIFSKVSPTTEETSYYYSKSFSIAQTDTNWTFFVSVPKEEYLSNAIFIRNFSIIAGILALIIIAGIIILSIRKLNKNLSSISFGLDDFFKYLNKETTNPKNIEIKSADEFGVMAYNINTNVKKIQESIDKDNNLIEEVKVIVNTVGKGYLEKRITAQTDTDSLNELKNLLNNMLKNLQELIGKDLNIIIDTLSRYTKRDFTAKLDSSSCGKIGNEIIQMNRMITKMLQSSQADGMSLQNSSIELTSSVKTLSNNATSQASSLEETAAAIDEITSTIEQTSQKAQEMLSISNDTRDSASQGKGFANETVKSMDEINEQVTAINEAITVIDQIAFQTNILSLNAAVEAATAGEAGKGFAVVAAEVRNLASRSADAAKEIKALVENATLKTNNGKEISNKMIEGFSQLESKILSTSKLIDDVTNAAKEQSIGMTQISDAVGQLDKFTQENAAIAEKTNSIAQETNAVAFKVVENVNENNFDGKNNMKSQTELKKESSIIEKRKEEHTSYKKSELKNDSTYKEDKTFKSQADNEDEWESF
- the fumC gene encoding class II fumarate hydratase, which translates into the protein MGYRIEKDTMGEMQVPDNKYWAAQTQRSVENFPIGTEKMPEEVIIGFAHLKKACAIVNNDLKRLDNNKTHAIIQACEEVIQGKLEGNFPLVVWQTGSGTQSNMNMNEVIANRSIEILGEDFRVKKLVHPNDDVNKGQSSNDTYPTAMRISFVLEIQKQLFPAIKLLKNTFEKKSNEFKNIVKIGRTHLQDATPLTLGQELSAYVDMLNKAENQLNDSMKYICELAIGGTAVGTGLNSHPEFSNMVCKVLNEKTDTNFDFVSHPNKFHALTSHDGEVFLSGALNALASNLMKIANDIRWLASGPRCGIGEINIPENEPGSSIMPGKVNPTQCEAMTMVSVQVMGNHSTVSISASQGNFELNVFKPVIAYNILQSIRLLSDTIVSFNNNCAIGITPNLNNINKYLNDSLMLVTALNPYIGYENAAKIAKTAHKNGTTLKEEALKLGLLTEEEFNKYVKPEEMTYPKK
- a CDS encoding DUF5718 family protein: MLKEDFRDYLGFAVAGNFANHLGEAGEADEFSVIQTEDKNAPKGLFPFYIKDHDSFLGTYPICDEEILTHGRENENLQVEAEVALICDFEYENEKIVDIIPKRFAAFNDCSIRTNDSKKLSSKKNWGEKTKGISQDFIRIDSFDEKESILNRFHIASFLRRDGILHDYGTVSAVKSYSYFFNQLKDWMVNKFNTQEDCGPLEELTPFLKDAKKAKGIIIAAGATAYSEFGKHNYLKKGDEIFIYVYNAHIYSYQDIINDISGKDLYLGQCSKLYQVVN
- a CDS encoding fumarate hydratase, which codes for MKVIKEQDIIDSIAGACQYISYYHPEDFVKAMVEAYEKEESQSAKNAIAQILINSKMCAMGHRPLCQDTGSVNIFIKVGLNAKLELSKELEEVLNEGVAKGYTDPDNTLRYSVVSDPAGERKNTKNNTPAVIHYSVDNSDKINITVAAKGGGSENKSKFTVLNPSDSIYDWVMENVKHMGAGWCPPGILGIGIGGNPEKAMLLAKESLMDHVDIHELKARGAKNAVEELRLKLYEDINKLGLGAQGLGGVTTVLDVKILDYPCHAASKPVAMIPNCAATRHIEFELDGNGAAKFEKPDLDIWPDLEIPMDSVKRVNIKDLTKENLSQFKSGDTLLLSGKILTARDAAHKKIVEYKEAGKPLPNGVELKDRFIYYVGPVDPVRDEKVGPAGPTTSTRMDKFTKDMMEIGIMGMIGKAERKQPTIDLIKEYKSMYLIATGGAAYLISQSIKDAKVLAFEEMGMEAIYEFEVKDMPVTVAVDTEGTSIHTTGPAKWRTI
- a CDS encoding HpcH/HpaI aldolase/citrate lyase family protein, which encodes MTHPNKALFESGKSLPIIPSCEHFAGSEKLILKAFEMQKKLGPVFDITCDCEDGAETGKEVEHANMIVRVVNSDANPYSMAGTRIHDFSHPDWRQDIDILVPGAGEKLAYITLPKSTSYDDVKTQVEYIQKVAKEAGITKEIPIHILIETHGALQDVEKIATLPWLQVLDFGLMDFVSGYQGAIPASNMRSPGQFTHRLIAAAKTRVCQAAIQNHVIPCHNVTLDLKNPYQTFKDAEIARNEFGFMRMWSIYPTQIQAIVDAMKPDFTELEAAQNILLKAQDAEWGPIQYDGELHDRATYRYFWELVQRGHFSGQKLQEEVTKRFFS